Proteins from a genomic interval of Sphingomonas sp. Y38-1Y:
- a CDS encoding alpha/beta hydrolase: MRLRRAYPADARIGEWLAPDGWAHRTLMWDAPADVPARGSILFQGGRGDVFEKYLESFHHWHDCGWSIASFDWRGQGGSGRCGPHAHCGHIERFGLFHDDLRAFWQGWAASASGPTVMIGHSMGGFLTLKGLVDGAVDPVAAVLVAPMLGLKGVIPPALAGRLARWIRDRGDPARPAWKGNERPATTETRQSLLTHDPDRYADEIWWQQADARLMTGPPSWGWVADAFAETQALRADPRVERLRVPLLGLIAEADGLVDARAAKSVLARVPSAQMVAFGREAAHELLREADPVRDRALAAIDAFLDEKAPV; the protein is encoded by the coding sequence TTGAGGTTGCGCCGCGCCTATCCGGCGGATGCGCGCATCGGTGAGTGGCTGGCACCCGATGGCTGGGCGCACCGGACGTTGATGTGGGACGCGCCCGCCGATGTGCCCGCGCGCGGCTCGATCCTGTTCCAGGGCGGGCGCGGCGACGTGTTCGAGAAGTATCTGGAAAGCTTCCATCATTGGCATGATTGCGGCTGGTCGATCGCCAGCTTCGACTGGCGCGGGCAGGGCGGGTCGGGCCGCTGCGGACCGCATGCGCATTGCGGCCATATCGAGCGGTTCGGGTTGTTCCACGACGACCTGCGTGCGTTCTGGCAGGGGTGGGCGGCGTCCGCTTCCGGACCGACCGTCATGATCGGCCATTCGATGGGCGGGTTTCTGACGCTGAAGGGGCTGGTCGACGGAGCCGTCGATCCAGTCGCGGCCGTGCTGGTCGCGCCGATGCTGGGATTGAAGGGCGTGATCCCTCCGGCCCTGGCAGGACGGCTGGCGCGCTGGATCCGCGATCGCGGCGATCCCGCGCGCCCCGCCTGGAAGGGCAACGAGCGGCCCGCGACGACCGAGACGCGCCAGAGCCTGCTGACGCACGATCCCGACCGCTATGCCGACGAGATCTGGTGGCAGCAGGCGGATGCCCGGCTGATGACGGGTCCGCCGAGCTGGGGCTGGGTCGCCGACGCCTTTGCCGAGACGCAGGCGCTGCGCGCCGACCCGCGCGTGGAGCGGCTGCGCGTGCCGCTGCTCGGCCTGATTGCCGAAGCCGACGGGCTGGTCGATGCGCGCGCAGCCAAGTCGGTGCTCGCGCGCGTGCCGTCGGCCCAAATGGTTGCGTTCGGGCGCGAGGCGGCGCACGAGTTGCTGCGCGAAGCCGATCCCGTGCGGGATCGCGCGCTGGCGGCGATCGACGCCTTCCTCGACGAAAAGGCCCCGGTTTGA
- a CDS encoding DUF6356 family protein, translating into MIDRLFLRHPTSVGESYFEHMGVAFRFGGRLLAAGGAAIVHGLVPALCERTASKAVKTLHAELAARQPAPARDNAWLPEYEI; encoded by the coding sequence ATGATCGACCGGCTGTTCCTCCGTCACCCCACCTCGGTGGGGGAGAGCTATTTTGAGCATATGGGCGTGGCGTTCCGCTTCGGCGGGCGGCTGCTCGCGGCCGGCGGCGCCGCGATCGTTCACGGCCTCGTCCCCGCATTGTGCGAGCGGACCGCGAGCAAGGCGGTCAAGACGCTCCACGCCGAACTCGCCGCGCGTCAGCCCGCGCCGGCGCGGGACAATGCCTGGCTGCCCGAATACGAGATCTGA
- a CDS encoding A24 family peptidase: MGVGFALILPVALLCLLVSAGIEDVRRREIANWKNAAIALLAPVWWWVIGLSVWPGMAIQLGLGFAVFALFVLLFAVRMMGGGDVKMIGALALWVPADAVMAMLLLMSIIGGVIAAIMMIDRKWRRDPAPPEVPYGVAIACAALLTFHEPLLNHFR; the protein is encoded by the coding sequence ATGGGGGTGGGCTTTGCCTTGATATTGCCGGTGGCGCTGTTGTGCCTGCTCGTTTCGGCAGGGATCGAGGACGTGCGCCGGCGCGAGATCGCCAACTGGAAGAACGCGGCGATCGCGCTGCTCGCGCCGGTCTGGTGGTGGGTCATCGGGCTGTCGGTCTGGCCGGGAATGGCGATCCAGCTTGGCTTGGGCTTCGCGGTCTTCGCCCTCTTCGTCCTTTTATTTGCGGTTCGCATGATGGGCGGCGGTGACGTCAAGATGATCGGCGCGCTCGCGCTGTGGGTGCCGGCCGACGCCGTGATGGCGATGCTGCTGCTCATGTCGATCATCGGCGGCGTGATTGCCGCGATCATGATGATCGACCGCAAATGGCGTCGGGACCCCGCGCCGCCCGAAGTTCCCTATGGGGTGGCGATTGCCTGCGCGGCGCTTCTCACCTTTCACGAACCACTCCTTAACCATTTTCGGTGA
- a CDS encoding FAD-dependent oxidoreductase — protein sequence MNATYDIAVVGGGIAGASVAAEVAPHARVLLLEAEDQPGYHATGRSAAFWSETYGGPGVQPLTTASGPILLDPPVELGGEPFLKPRGELYIGREDDTAALDAFVADFAETGVVLERVDPHGYVPGLRPEWVQAVYEPTCRDIDVGRLHGAYLALARRRGVRIETRARLIAARREGSGWSIETTAGLFGAGVIVNAGGAWADRVAAASGVAPIGIAPLRRTMVQLRVDPPMAPDAPLVRDGADRFYFKPETGGRVWLTPYDEVPDEPRDVSPEEIDVAIAVDRFQGVVDWRVEAVERRWAGLRSFAPDRLPVYGFDPAHQGFFWFAGQGGFGIQTAPAAAALAASLLTGSDRPAWLAAVDPARYAPGRFR from the coding sequence TTGAACGCAACCTATGACATCGCCGTGGTCGGCGGCGGGATTGCGGGGGCGAGCGTGGCGGCGGAAGTGGCGCCGCACGCGCGCGTGCTGCTGCTCGAGGCCGAGGATCAGCCCGGCTATCACGCGACGGGCCGGTCGGCGGCGTTCTGGTCGGAGACCTATGGCGGACCGGGCGTCCAGCCGCTGACCACCGCATCGGGGCCGATCCTGCTCGACCCACCCGTGGAATTGGGCGGCGAGCCGTTCCTGAAGCCGCGCGGCGAACTGTATATCGGGCGTGAGGACGACACCGCGGCGCTGGACGCCTTCGTCGCCGATTTTGCCGAGACGGGGGTCGTGCTCGAGCGGGTCGATCCGCATGGCTATGTGCCCGGACTTCGCCCCGAATGGGTGCAGGCGGTCTATGAGCCCACGTGCCGCGACATCGACGTCGGCCGGCTGCACGGCGCCTATCTCGCCCTCGCGCGGCGTCGCGGCGTTCGCATCGAGACGCGCGCGCGATTGATCGCGGCCCGGCGCGAGGGCAGCGGCTGGTCGATCGAAACGACGGCAGGGTTGTTCGGCGCGGGTGTGATCGTCAACGCGGGCGGCGCCTGGGCCGATAGGGTCGCGGCTGCATCGGGCGTGGCGCCGATCGGCATCGCGCCGCTTCGCCGAACGATGGTCCAGCTTCGCGTCGATCCGCCGATGGCACCCGACGCACCGCTGGTGCGCGACGGCGCCGACCGCTTCTACTTCAAGCCCGAGACGGGCGGGCGGGTATGGCTGACGCCTTATGACGAGGTGCCGGACGAGCCCCGCGACGTGTCGCCGGAAGAGATCGACGTCGCGATCGCCGTCGATCGCTTTCAGGGCGTGGTCGACTGGCGGGTCGAGGCGGTCGAGCGGCGCTGGGCGGGGCTCAGGAGCTTCGCGCCCGACCGGCTGCCCGTCTACGGCTTCGATCCGGCTCACCAGGGCTTCTTCTGGTTCGCGGGGCAGGGCGGCTTCGGCATCCAGACCGCGCCCGCGGCAGCCGCGCTTGCCGCGTCGCTGCTGACGGGCAGCGATCGGCCGGCCTGGCTCGCCGCCGTCGATCCGGCACGCTACGCCCCTGGCCGTTTCCGTTAG
- a CDS encoding metallophosphoesterase family protein, with protein MKSMLLLTTALLAAPLAAQEAAGPVPRTPGTPYAPRTIPDRVVLTPGADPSREMAVAFRTDRAQAAAEAQIAIAVDGPTIEREARTIRGTTRAIDSANGSANYHQVRFTGLEPDQAYAYRVKGAAGWTEWFQFRTAAAQAKPFRFLYLGDTQNGILPYASRVIRQGFGEGRIALTVHAGDLAAQRDDLDHDDEWGEWNQAGGYNYSQVPQLPATGNHEYVDTLKPDGSESRKLGPYWPLQFALPGNGVDPVKPTTYFVDYQGVRFVILDGTAALDLDALDQQTKWLDATLAASKARWNVVLFHQPIFTCARPNDTAKLKAAWKPIFERRRVDLVLQGHDHCYSRLTAEAGREAGRQARARNGGLQGPVYLVSVTGSKMYGLNDRALTQPDRTAEATELYQIVDVSDAQLSFRTYTASGKLYDGFELLRGRDGRNRLKELPDAQLLPVRTCRGDMGPDGGACVARGK; from the coding sequence ATGAAGAGCATGCTTCTCCTCACCACCGCCCTCCTCGCCGCGCCGCTTGCGGCGCAGGAGGCGGCCGGCCCCGTGCCGCGGACGCCGGGTACGCCCTATGCGCCGCGGACGATCCCCGATCGCGTCGTGCTGACGCCCGGCGCCGATCCCTCGCGCGAGATGGCGGTCGCGTTCCGCACCGACCGCGCACAAGCGGCGGCCGAGGCGCAGATCGCCATCGCCGTCGACGGCCCGACGATCGAGCGGGAGGCGCGAACGATCCGCGGCACTACGCGCGCGATCGACAGCGCCAATGGCAGCGCCAACTACCATCAGGTCCGCTTCACCGGCCTGGAGCCCGACCAGGCCTATGCCTACCGCGTCAAGGGTGCGGCGGGCTGGACCGAATGGTTCCAGTTCCGCACCGCCGCCGCACAGGCGAAGCCGTTCCGCTTCCTCTATCTCGGCGACACGCAAAACGGCATCCTCCCCTACGCCTCCCGCGTCATCCGACAGGGGTTCGGCGAGGGGCGGATTGCGCTCACCGTCCATGCCGGCGATCTGGCGGCGCAGCGCGACGACCTCGACCATGACGATGAATGGGGCGAGTGGAACCAGGCCGGCGGGTATAACTACTCGCAGGTTCCGCAGCTTCCCGCGACCGGCAACCACGAATATGTCGACACGCTGAAGCCCGATGGCAGCGAGAGCCGCAAGCTGGGGCCGTACTGGCCGCTCCAGTTCGCGCTGCCCGGCAACGGCGTCGATCCGGTGAAGCCGACGACATATTTCGTCGATTATCAGGGCGTGCGTTTCGTCATCCTCGACGGCACCGCCGCGCTCGATCTCGACGCGCTCGATCAGCAGACGAAGTGGCTGGACGCGACGCTGGCGGCGAGCAAGGCGCGCTGGAACGTCGTGCTGTTCCACCAGCCGATCTTCACCTGTGCGCGGCCCAACGACACCGCCAAGCTGAAGGCGGCGTGGAAGCCGATCTTCGAACGGCGGCGCGTCGACCTCGTGCTGCAGGGCCACGACCATTGCTACAGCCGCCTGACCGCGGAAGCGGGGCGCGAGGCCGGGCGACAGGCGCGTGCGCGAAACGGCGGCTTGCAGGGGCCGGTCTATCTAGTCTCGGTCACGGGATCGAAGATGTACGGCCTCAACGACCGTGCGCTCACCCAGCCCGACCGCACGGCGGAAGCGACCGAGCTCTACCAGATCGTCGACGTCAGCGACGCACAGCTGAGCTTCCGCACCTATACCGCGAGCGGCAAGCTCTATGACGGGTTCGAGCTGCTGCGCGGACGCGATGGGCGCAACCGGCTGAAGGAGCTGCCGGATGCGCAGTTGCTGCCGGTGCGGACGTGCCGCGGCGACATGGGGCCGGACGGCGGCGCCTGCGTCGCGCGCGGCAAGTAA
- a CDS encoding FAD/NAD(P)-binding protein, with amino-acid sequence MREHVLVVGGGFSGTLLAINLMRHDGPRVTMVERRPDQVARGVAYSAADDSHLLNVRAGNMSALPDDPDHFVRWLAAEGEGGPGSFVRRTTYGRYLGALLDEARVKAGDRLVVETGDVDAIHGDREGAAATIDGEDRRFDRVVLAVGNLPPHAPPGIDADALPRDLYCDDPWAADIADGLTADDAVLLLGTGLTAIDAALLLDRRGFRGKIVAMSRRGLVPRAHVEGQAKATPLDEKPARALPALVHAVREQAAAGEWRAAVDALRPVTQLMWAGADLPTRQRFLRHLRPFWDVHRHRLAPQVAARIETMVDEGRLVFQAGKLSAIRPEGEAATVEWRLRGEEATTSARFRRIVNCTGPQGDLMRAADPLLRQLMAAGTIRPDAARLGIDVAADTRVIGAAGQPADRLYAIGPMTRGAWWEVVAVPDIRVQAWNLARALANAHWVGGEGL; translated from the coding sequence ATGCGGGAGCATGTGCTCGTGGTCGGGGGCGGCTTTTCGGGGACGCTGCTCGCCATCAACCTGATGCGTCATGACGGGCCGCGGGTGACGATGGTCGAGCGGCGTCCGGACCAGGTCGCTCGCGGCGTCGCCTATTCGGCGGCGGACGACAGCCACCTGCTCAACGTGCGCGCGGGCAACATGAGCGCGCTGCCCGACGATCCCGATCATTTCGTCCGCTGGCTGGCCGCCGAGGGCGAGGGCGGGCCGGGTAGCTTCGTGCGGCGAACGACCTATGGCCGCTATCTGGGTGCGCTCCTGGATGAGGCGCGGGTGAAGGCCGGCGACCGACTGGTCGTGGAGACCGGCGATGTCGACGCGATCCACGGCGACCGCGAAGGCGCCGCAGCGACGATCGATGGCGAGGACCGGCGGTTCGATCGGGTCGTGCTGGCGGTCGGCAACCTGCCGCCGCATGCGCCGCCGGGAATCGACGCCGACGCGTTGCCGCGCGACCTGTATTGCGACGATCCCTGGGCGGCGGACATCGCCGATGGCCTGACGGCGGACGATGCGGTGCTGCTGCTCGGCACGGGGCTGACGGCGATCGACGCGGCGTTGCTGCTCGACCGGCGCGGCTTTCGCGGGAAGATCGTCGCGATGTCGCGGCGCGGGCTGGTGCCGCGCGCGCATGTCGAAGGGCAAGCCAAGGCCACGCCGCTGGACGAGAAGCCGGCGCGCGCGCTGCCGGCGCTGGTGCATGCGGTGCGCGAACAGGCGGCGGCGGGCGAGTGGCGCGCGGCGGTCGATGCGCTGCGGCCGGTGACGCAGCTGATGTGGGCGGGGGCGGACCTGCCGACACGGCAGCGGTTCCTGCGGCATCTGCGCCCGTTCTGGGATGTGCATCGCCATCGGCTCGCGCCGCAGGTCGCCGCCCGGATCGAGACTATGGTGGACGAGGGACGCCTCGTCTTCCAGGCGGGCAAGCTTTCCGCGATCCGGCCTGAAGGGGAGGCAGCGACGGTCGAATGGCGGCTGCGCGGGGAGGAGGCGACCACCTCGGCACGGTTCCGCCGCATCGTCAATTGCACGGGGCCGCAGGGCGACCTGATGCGGGCCGCCGATCCGCTGCTGCGCCAGCTGATGGCGGCAGGGACGATCCGGCCGGATGCCGCGCGGCTGGGCATCGACGTCGCCGCCGACACCCGCGTCATCGGTGCCGCGGGCCAGCCTGCCGACCGGCTCTATGCGATCGGCCCGATGACGCGCGGGGCGTGGTGGGAGGTCGTGGCGGTGCCCGACATCCGCGTGCAGGCGTGGAACCTCGCCCGCGCCCTCGCCAACGCCCATTGGGTCGGTGGCGAGGGGCTATAG